A single genomic interval of bacterium harbors:
- the sppA gene encoding signal peptide peptidase SppA gives MKRSTVIVLIVVAAALLAVMLGLSVAFLVAGSGSGVSGVKTWNKALGYIEIKGTIVDATETVRQLKSLEHNPLVKGILIRVDSPGGMTSPSHEIYEEICRIRNGGMPIIVSMGSLAASGGYYVSAPATRIVANPQTLTGSIGVIMEFPVVKGLMDKVGIKVEVVKSRIHKDIGSPFRDMTDQDRELLQGVVTDAYDQFVSIVSTERKIPKDSVLAFADGRIMTGRQALAYGLVDTLGTFEDAKRIAASLCGIEGEPRLVQPGHHLNSWLRDMLEGTAEGLFGGFGFPRLRYVYY, from the coding sequence GTGAAGCGTAGTACCGTCATAGTCCTCATTGTCGTCGCGGCCGCGCTGCTGGCGGTCATGCTCGGCCTGTCCGTTGCCTTCCTCGTCGCCGGTTCAGGATCCGGTGTCTCCGGCGTCAAGACCTGGAACAAGGCCCTCGGCTACATCGAGATCAAGGGCACCATCGTTGATGCGACCGAAACCGTCCGCCAGCTCAAGTCACTTGAACACAACCCGCTGGTCAAGGGCATCCTGATTCGGGTCGATAGCCCGGGCGGGATGACTTCGCCGTCTCACGAGATCTACGAGGAGATCTGTCGCATCCGCAATGGCGGCATGCCGATCATCGTTTCCATGGGTTCCCTGGCCGCGTCCGGGGGCTACTACGTATCGGCTCCGGCGACCAGGATAGTCGCCAACCCGCAGACCCTCACTGGTTCGATCGGGGTAATCATGGAATTCCCGGTTGTCAAAGGCCTGATGGACAAAGTCGGAATCAAGGTCGAAGTCGTGAAGTCCCGAATCCACAAGGACATCGGCTCGCCGTTTCGCGACATGACCGACCAGGACCGCGAACTGCTCCAGGGCGTCGTGACCGACGCCTACGACCAGTTTGTCTCGATCGTCAGCACCGAACGGAAAATCCCGAAAGACAGCGTCCTGGCGTTCGCGGACGGCCGAATCATGACCGGCCGCCAGGCTCTTGCCTACGGGCTGGTTGACACGCTAGGGACCTTCGAAGATGCCAAGCGCATCGCCGCGTCACTCTGCGGCATCGAGGGCGAGCCGCGGCTTGTCCAGCCCGGCCACCACCTGAATTCATGGCTGCGGGACATGCTTGAAGGAACGGCCGAGGGGCTGTTCGGCGGATTCGGATTCCCCCGCCTGCGCTACGTCTACTACTAA